The Kangiella marina genome window below encodes:
- a CDS encoding PH domain-containing protein, producing MATMMQSKEERKLHKTSPIFILLDNIKKILFPVLIALVGPGGSYWEYIALAIALLVSLASVIQYRFYRYWLEPNQIRVKEGIIFRNERQVPYKRIQNLNLTQNPLHRILGVVTVQLESASGGKPEAVINVVDMAAVKELKRLVHGSEEGEAEDEQTQDEGVTPSKPSLLRMPFSEIVRYGVITNKGLVILAVVFGFLSQLSDGALKDYIENKIVSIANWLTASFDSVLGDFGALTIVVYGLVLAVMGLLGLWLLSITFALFKLHDFELLKNKGKLQATMGLLTRMQATIPMSRIQTLTVRNSLLHRWFKRLTVSVETAGGVNHENQGLAIKEVAPLFAQERRPEILNDIQPDISWQAIEWQGIESLAVKRITKKLVLISAVLSAPLALVHWGWIIPAFLVLAILSYFYAKAYVKNTAYCLDQDMIGFKSGVIFKKETYVRLSKIQTVQVKESLFDRRYGMAKLEVDTAGAIVGAHHIDIPYIMLDDALTIQNKLVDRVSNKQFVW from the coding sequence ATGGCGACGATGATGCAGTCTAAGGAAGAACGAAAGCTCCATAAAACATCGCCTATTTTTATCCTCTTGGATAATATCAAGAAGATCCTATTTCCGGTATTGATTGCTTTAGTTGGACCTGGTGGCAGTTATTGGGAATACATTGCGCTAGCGATTGCCCTGTTAGTGAGTCTAGCCTCGGTTATTCAGTATCGGTTTTATCGTTATTGGCTTGAGCCCAACCAGATACGCGTCAAAGAAGGGATTATTTTCAGGAATGAACGTCAGGTGCCTTATAAGCGTATTCAAAATTTAAACCTGACGCAAAACCCATTACATCGTATTTTGGGCGTGGTCACGGTGCAGTTAGAGTCAGCATCGGGGGGCAAGCCTGAAGCGGTGATCAATGTCGTGGATATGGCGGCGGTGAAGGAGCTGAAACGCCTGGTGCATGGAAGTGAGGAGGGCGAAGCTGAAGATGAGCAAACACAAGACGAGGGTGTGACGCCATCCAAACCCTCGCTGCTGCGGATGCCTTTTAGTGAAATTGTGCGCTATGGAGTCATTACTAATAAGGGCTTAGTGATTCTGGCGGTGGTGTTTGGTTTCCTGTCGCAGTTAAGCGATGGTGCGTTAAAAGACTATATTGAAAATAAGATTGTCAGCATTGCCAATTGGTTAACCGCCAGTTTTGATAGTGTGCTAGGTGACTTTGGAGCCTTAACCATCGTGGTTTATGGTCTAGTGCTAGCGGTCATGGGGCTATTAGGGTTATGGCTGCTATCGATTACCTTTGCTTTGTTTAAGTTGCACGATTTCGAATTACTGAAAAATAAAGGGAAGTTGCAGGCGACCATGGGTTTGTTGACACGAATGCAAGCGACCATCCCGATGTCACGCATTCAGACCTTAACGGTACGCAATTCGCTGTTACACCGGTGGTTTAAGCGTTTAACCGTGAGTGTTGAAACGGCTGGCGGAGTAAATCACGAAAATCAGGGGTTGGCGATTAAAGAGGTTGCGCCTTTGTTTGCACAAGAGCGTCGTCCAGAAATACTCAATGACATTCAGCCAGACATTAGTTGGCAAGCGATCGAGTGGCAGGGCATTGAGTCTTTAGCTGTAAAAAGAATTACTAAGAAACTCGTATTGATCAGTGCGGTGTTGTCGGCGCCACTGGCATTGGTGCACTGGGGCTGGATCATTCCTGCCTTTCTAGTGTTGGCGATCTTAAGTTATTTTTACGCCAAGGCTTACGTTAAAAATACGGCATATTGCCTCGATCAAGACATGATCGGCTTCAAAAGTGGTGTTATTTTCAAAAAAGAAACCTACGTCCGCTTAAGCAAAATCCAAACCGTTCAAGTCAAGGAAAGTCTCTTTGACCGCCGTTATGGCATGGCTAAATTAGAAGTGGATACTGCGGGAGCGATAGTTGGGGCACACCATATCGACATTCCTTATATCATGTTGGACGACGCATTAACGATACAGAATAAATTGGTAGATCGCGTCAGCAACAAACAGTTCGTTTGGTGA
- a CDS encoding PH domain-containing protein yields the protein MSEKQSLIDVRPEESLQLHPDSIKASRISHGIFAAILMIAGGVVSFIAASWLLCGIIAAAVLFIFLLGFVWARKSYQYTWYWLTEEGLYIQRGVLWRRKTLVPRNRIQHTDVAQGPLQRKYKLAKLVVYTAGTRDASVPLDGLEFEVANDLREQLRQDGDDDAV from the coding sequence ATGTCAGAAAAACAATCACTTATTGATGTCAGGCCAGAAGAGTCGCTACAGCTGCATCCCGATTCGATAAAAGCCTCACGAATAAGCCACGGTATTTTCGCTGCGATATTGATGATTGCAGGGGGCGTGGTCTCGTTTATTGCAGCAAGTTGGCTACTTTGCGGGATAATAGCTGCCGCGGTGTTGTTTATCTTTTTGCTGGGGTTTGTGTGGGCGCGAAAATCGTATCAGTACACTTGGTATTGGCTGACGGAGGAAGGCCTCTATATTCAGCGAGGAGTATTATGGCGTCGAAAAACACTAGTGCCACGAAATCGTATTCAGCATACTGATGTGGCTCAAGGCCCTTTGCAGCGCAAATATAAGCTGGCCAAGCTGGTGGTTTATACCGCCGGTACTCGTGATGCCTCAGTGCCGTTGGATGGCTTGGAATTTGAGGTTGCAAACGATCTCAGGGAGCAACTCAGACAAGATGGCGACGATGATGCAGTCTAA
- a CDS encoding thiazole synthase has product MLKIGGKDVNSRLFLGTALYPSPQIMLDAIRASGADIVTVSVRREGQGGENFWKQINQLDCHWLPNTAGCHTVKEAVTTAEMARELFQTNWIKLEVIGDEYNLQPDPFQLVEATKELVKRGFEVFPYCTDDLVLCQRLLDAGCHILMPWGAPIGTGRGLSDPYALQTLRQRLPDVPMVIDAGLGLPSHAAQAMEMGFDAVLLNTAVAQAEDPVMMAGAFKAGVEAGRQAFEAGAMPVRDMAKPSTPVLGTPFWQQDKGEG; this is encoded by the coding sequence ATGCTAAAAATCGGTGGTAAAGATGTTAACAGTCGATTGTTTTTAGGTACGGCTTTATATCCGTCGCCGCAGATCATGCTGGATGCGATACGTGCTTCGGGTGCGGACATTGTTACCGTGTCAGTGCGACGTGAAGGACAAGGCGGGGAAAATTTCTGGAAACAAATTAATCAACTGGATTGTCACTGGCTCCCAAACACGGCGGGTTGTCATACGGTTAAAGAAGCAGTAACTACGGCTGAAATGGCGCGTGAGTTGTTTCAGACGAACTGGATCAAGTTAGAAGTTATTGGTGACGAATACAATTTACAGCCGGATCCGTTTCAGTTGGTCGAGGCGACCAAAGAACTGGTTAAGCGTGGCTTTGAAGTCTTTCCTTATTGCACGGATGATCTGGTGTTATGTCAGCGTTTACTCGATGCTGGCTGTCATATTTTAATGCCTTGGGGCGCGCCAATAGGTACTGGACGTGGTTTAAGCGATCCTTATGCCTTGCAAACGCTACGTCAAAGGTTGCCAGATGTTCCGATGGTGATTGATGCTGGATTAGGGTTACCATCGCATGCTGCGCAAGCAATGGAGATGGGCTTTGATGCGGTGCTACTCAATACAGCCGTGGCGCAGGCAGAAGATCCTGTGATGATGGCTGGCGCTTTTAAAGCTGGCGTGGAAGCGGGCCGCCAAGCTTTTGAAGCGGGTGCTATGCCGGTAAGGGATATGGCGAAACCAAGCACGCCCGTTTTGGGAACTCCTTTTTGGCAACAGGATAAAGGCGAGGGTTAA
- the thiC gene encoding phosphomethylpyrimidine synthase ThiC — MAKNDPIELNQHTITRDPLPASKKVYIEGQIHKDIRVPMREIQLTNKGKVTVYDTSGPYTDPNAEIDVRKGLAETRRGWVVGRGDVEEYEGREIKPIDNGYTDGDKAFATHNPDLQRKPLRAKSGQNVTQLHYARKGIITPEMEYIAIRENQRRQEWLEAETSEEREKRLKGNSFGANTPDEITPEFVRKEVAEGRAIIPANINHTELEPMIIGRNFLVKINANIGNSAVTSSIEEEVEKLVWSTRWGGDTVMDLSTGKNIHATRDYILRNSPVPIGTVPIYQALEKVNGVAEDLTWEVFRDTLIEQAEQGVDYFTIHAGVLLRYVPLTAERVTGIVSRGGSIMAKWCIAHHKENFLYTHFEEICEIMKAYDVSFSLGDGLRPGSLADANDEAQFGELETLGELTKIAWKHDVQVMIEGPGHVPMHMIKENMEKQLEACDEAPFYTLGPLTTDIAPGYDHITSGIGAAMIGWYGCAMLCYVTPKEHLGLPNRDDVKTGIITYKLAAHAADVAKGHPGARYRDDELSKARFEFRWEDQFNLGLDPDTAREFHDETLPKDSAKVAHFCSMCGPKFCSMRISQDVRDYAAEKKKIEQGMQEKSEEFKKQGGEIYVELTD, encoded by the coding sequence ATGGCAAAGAACGATCCGATTGAATTAAATCAACATACCATTACACGCGACCCCCTTCCGGCATCTAAAAAGGTGTATATCGAGGGCCAAATCCATAAAGATATTCGTGTGCCGATGCGTGAAATTCAGCTAACCAACAAAGGTAAAGTCACGGTTTACGACACTTCAGGCCCCTATACCGATCCCAATGCTGAGATTGATGTCCGCAAAGGCTTAGCAGAAACTCGTCGTGGCTGGGTCGTCGGTCGTGGTGACGTTGAAGAATATGAAGGCCGCGAGATTAAGCCGATTGATAATGGCTACACTGATGGCGATAAAGCCTTCGCCACGCACAACCCTGATTTACAGCGAAAACCATTGCGTGCTAAATCGGGACAAAATGTTACTCAGCTGCATTATGCTCGCAAAGGCATTATTACACCTGAGATGGAATATATTGCGATTCGTGAGAATCAACGTCGCCAAGAGTGGTTAGAAGCCGAAACCTCTGAAGAACGCGAAAAGCGATTAAAGGGTAATTCGTTTGGCGCTAATACACCGGATGAGATTACCCCTGAGTTTGTACGTAAAGAGGTTGCAGAAGGTCGTGCGATTATCCCTGCTAATATCAATCATACCGAATTAGAACCGATGATTATTGGTCGTAACTTTTTAGTTAAGATTAATGCGAATATTGGTAATTCTGCGGTGACTTCGAGCATCGAAGAGGAAGTTGAAAAATTAGTTTGGTCAACGCGTTGGGGTGGTGACACTGTGATGGATTTATCGACCGGTAAAAACATTCACGCCACACGCGATTATATTTTGCGTAACTCACCAGTGCCGATTGGTACTGTGCCGATTTACCAAGCGCTAGAAAAGGTAAATGGTGTAGCGGAAGATCTGACGTGGGAAGTTTTCCGAGATACGTTGATTGAGCAAGCAGAGCAAGGGGTGGATTACTTTACGATTCACGCAGGCGTCTTGTTGCGCTATGTACCGCTTACTGCTGAGCGTGTCACGGGAATCGTTTCGCGTGGTGGTTCTATCATGGCGAAATGGTGTATCGCACATCACAAAGAAAACTTCTTATACACCCACTTCGAAGAAATTTGTGAAATCATGAAAGCTTATGATGTGAGCTTTTCATTAGGTGATGGTTTGCGTCCAGGCTCATTAGCGGATGCCAATGATGAAGCGCAGTTTGGCGAGTTAGAAACGCTGGGCGAGTTGACGAAAATTGCATGGAAACATGATGTTCAGGTGATGATCGAAGGGCCTGGTCATGTGCCAATGCACATGATTAAAGAAAACATGGAAAAGCAATTAGAAGCTTGTGATGAAGCGCCTTTCTATACGCTTGGACCATTAACGACCGACATCGCACCGGGATACGATCACATCACATCAGGTATCGGTGCAGCGATGATCGGCTGGTACGGTTGTGCGATGCTATGTTACGTGACGCCGAAAGAACATTTAGGCTTACCAAATCGTGATGATGTGAAAACCGGGATCATTACTTATAAGTTAGCGGCTCATGCAGCAGACGTCGCGAAAGGTCATCCAGGCGCTCGCTACCGTGATGATGAATTATCTAAAGCGCGCTTTGAATTCCGCTGGGAAGATCAATTTAATTTAGGTTTGGATCCGGATACAGCACGTGAATTCCACGATGAAACTCTGCCGAAAGACTCTGCAAAAGTAGCGCATTTCTGCTCAATGTGTGGACCAAAGTTCTGCTCGATGCGAATCAGTCAGGACGTGCGTGACTATGCGGCAGAAAAGAAAAAAATCGAGCAAGGGATGCAAGAAAAGTCAGAAGAGTTTAAAAAGCAGGGTGGCGAAATTTACGTTGAATTAACGGACTAA
- a CDS encoding FAD-dependent oxidoreductase — translation MKLAVIGAGIAGRLLTWRLAKRGHQVTLYDKQQKGEESACSFAAAGILSPLAELEMAELDIFELGNHSMKLYPQWLKQLTTPVFYRQTGSLVTAHGSDRVELDHFYRVIQRKLGAEKASQTLVKKIAVAEKEEDLSHLGDGLYLPTEGQIDPVGLMHSVMNELEHSDCVTIHYGKRISTLSNGQIEAEGTTEAFDWVFDCRGLGAKNDLPLRAVRGELLWLQAPDVSIKHLTRLIHPRYRIYVVPRPNNLYLIGATEIESEDYSPVSVRSSLELLSAAYSVHRGFGEARIINSVVNCRPALPNNLPWVKTQSGITKINGLYRHGILLAPAVVEQAIKEFEQEVNQEIGNVQYAN, via the coding sequence ATGAAGCTAGCTGTTATCGGCGCTGGAATTGCTGGACGTTTATTAACATGGCGTCTGGCAAAGCGCGGCCATCAAGTAACGCTTTACGATAAGCAACAAAAGGGTGAGGAAAGTGCTTGCTCTTTTGCGGCTGCCGGGATCTTGTCACCGCTGGCTGAACTTGAAATGGCGGAGTTGGATATTTTTGAATTGGGTAATCACTCGATGAAACTGTATCCACAGTGGTTAAAACAGTTAACTACTCCAGTGTTTTATCGTCAAACCGGATCATTGGTTACAGCGCATGGCAGCGACAGGGTAGAGCTGGATCATTTTTATCGTGTGATACAACGAAAACTTGGTGCTGAAAAGGCTTCGCAAACACTGGTTAAGAAAATAGCCGTTGCTGAAAAAGAAGAGGATCTTAGCCATTTGGGTGACGGTTTATATTTACCTACGGAAGGGCAGATTGATCCGGTTGGTTTGATGCATAGTGTGATGAATGAGTTGGAACACAGTGATTGCGTCACGATTCATTACGGGAAGCGTATTAGCACCCTTAGCAACGGCCAGATCGAAGCAGAAGGAACTACTGAAGCGTTTGATTGGGTTTTTGATTGTCGCGGACTGGGCGCTAAAAATGATTTACCGCTTCGTGCGGTTCGCGGCGAGTTGTTGTGGTTACAAGCACCAGATGTGAGCATTAAGCATTTAACACGACTCATTCATCCTCGTTATCGAATCTATGTAGTGCCAAGGCCGAATAATCTGTATTTGATTGGTGCGACAGAAATTGAAAGCGAGGACTATAGCCCAGTGTCGGTGCGTTCAAGTTTAGAGCTGCTGTCCGCTGCTTATAGTGTGCATCGGGGTTTTGGTGAAGCAAGAATTATTAATAGTGTCGTCAATTGCCGACCTGCATTACCCAATAATTTGCCTTGGGTAAAAACCCAAAGTGGCATAACAAAAATCAACGGGCTTTATCGCCATGGAATTTTGTTAGCACCGGCAGTGGTAGAACAAGCGATTAAAGAGTTTGAGCAAGAAGTGAATCAAGAAATAGGAAATGTTCAATATGCAAATTGA
- a CDS encoding DUF4870 domain-containing protein, with the protein MTNEHDKNTNGPEKEPGKPEETRDESKDNHQSKASQDDNVVDGEAEVLSGEAASPEEKNWAMLSHIAAFAALVPLIPLIGMVLGPLFVWLFKKEEMPLVAQNGIEAINFNISMFIAYCIAFVLCFILIGIPIMVGLIIFHFIVTILAAIKASEGGVYKYPFSMNLVK; encoded by the coding sequence ATGACAAACGAACATGACAAAAATACCAATGGCCCTGAAAAGGAGCCCGGTAAACCCGAAGAAACACGTGATGAGTCGAAAGACAATCATCAATCAAAAGCCAGTCAGGATGACAATGTGGTAGACGGAGAGGCGGAAGTGCTTAGCGGTGAAGCAGCGAGTCCTGAAGAAAAGAATTGGGCAATGCTTAGCCATATCGCGGCATTTGCGGCTTTAGTCCCATTAATCCCGTTGATTGGCATGGTTCTTGGACCACTATTTGTGTGGTTATTTAAGAAAGAAGAAATGCCGTTGGTTGCACAAAACGGTATTGAAGCCATAAACTTTAATATCTCGATGTTTATCGCTTACTGTATTGCTTTTGTGCTGTGCTTCATCCTGATCGGAATTCCAATCATGGTTGGATTGATTATATTCCACTTTATCGTGACGATATTGGCGGCTATAAAAGCGAGCGAAGGTGGCGTCTATAAATATCCATTTTCGATGAACTTGGTGAAATAG
- the thiS gene encoding sulfur carrier protein ThiS yields the protein MQIEVNDEVLDIEQGMTLSQFIEWYQQEGNFAIAVNMEFVPRSLYGETVLKENDKLEIVQPMQGG from the coding sequence ATGCAAATTGAAGTGAATGATGAAGTGTTGGATATTGAACAAGGTATGACCTTGTCACAATTTATTGAATGGTATCAGCAAGAAGGGAATTTTGCGATTGCAGTGAACATGGAGTTCGTACCGAGATCGCTTTATGGTGAAACGGTGTTGAAAGAGAATGATAAGTTGGAGATTGTTCAGCCGATGCAGGGCGGCTAA
- the thiE gene encoding thiamine phosphate synthase, which produces MVADHKPVVWTVAGSDTAGLAGQVADVRAMEALSVHPCMITTAVTAQNNHHVIAVNPLTYEQIAVQFEALKTDFFPAAIKVGLIPTQDALQALLDFVESYSGSVVIDPVLISSSGKPLVDADTMVQYKGLLPHASLLTPNIPELSVLSGVEVKDEKTIVQAAEVLLDRGVKAVLVKGGHTESLETATDDFLHDYFVTDQQSFWLHSKKQNTVNTRGTGCVLASAMTAALAHQNTLEDSVVIGKMLLNQGLRHGYSITSQGGEQKGPLKPLTWPHEARDVPLLTADMSDPIPYDFPRCTEQGALGLYPVVDRADWLERLLPLGVTTIQLRVKDLQGQALEDEIKKAIQIAENFQARLFINDYWSLAIQHGAYGVHLGQEDLETADLTAIAKAGLRLGLSTHCYYEVARAHAIKPSYLACGPVYHTDSKDMPWIPHGIDNLMKWKNLLPDYPWVAIGGINLQRLPQVMNTGVSGIAMISAITHADEPEEVTRTMLELLKNG; this is translated from the coding sequence ATGGTAGCCGATCATAAGCCGGTGGTATGGACGGTCGCTGGTTCGGATACTGCAGGATTAGCGGGTCAAGTGGCGGACGTTAGAGCAATGGAAGCTTTGAGTGTGCATCCTTGTATGATAACCACTGCCGTCACCGCGCAGAATAATCACCACGTCATTGCGGTAAACCCTCTTACTTACGAACAGATTGCTGTGCAGTTTGAAGCGCTCAAAACTGACTTTTTCCCAGCTGCAATTAAAGTTGGCTTGATTCCAACTCAAGACGCCCTTCAGGCGTTACTGGATTTTGTCGAAAGCTATTCGGGCTCGGTTGTTATCGATCCGGTGCTGATCAGCAGTTCGGGTAAGCCATTGGTGGATGCAGACACCATGGTGCAATACAAAGGGTTATTGCCGCACGCAAGTTTGTTAACCCCTAACATTCCAGAACTCAGTGTGTTGAGTGGTGTCGAGGTTAAAGACGAAAAAACGATCGTGCAAGCAGCCGAAGTATTATTGGATCGTGGCGTAAAAGCGGTGCTGGTCAAGGGTGGGCATACGGAATCTTTAGAAACGGCAACGGATGATTTTTTACACGACTATTTTGTGACCGATCAACAGTCGTTTTGGTTGCACAGTAAAAAACAAAACACCGTCAATACCCGAGGCACTGGCTGTGTGCTAGCGTCAGCGATGACAGCCGCATTAGCCCATCAGAATACGCTAGAGGACTCGGTGGTCATTGGTAAGATGTTACTGAATCAAGGATTACGACACGGCTACAGTATTACCAGCCAAGGAGGGGAGCAAAAAGGGCCACTCAAACCTTTGACTTGGCCGCATGAGGCGCGAGATGTTCCTCTGCTTACTGCTGATATGAGCGATCCTATCCCCTATGATTTTCCTCGCTGCACGGAGCAGGGTGCGTTGGGTCTGTATCCCGTAGTTGATCGCGCTGACTGGTTAGAGCGGCTGTTACCATTAGGCGTCACAACGATTCAATTGCGTGTGAAGGATTTACAGGGCCAAGCCTTAGAAGATGAAATCAAAAAGGCGATACAGATAGCTGAGAATTTCCAAGCACGATTATTTATTAATGATTACTGGTCTCTCGCCATTCAGCATGGAGCATATGGTGTGCACTTGGGGCAAGAAGACTTGGAAACGGCTGATCTCACAGCCATTGCTAAAGCCGGCTTGCGCTTAGGGTTAAGCACGCACTGCTATTATGAAGTGGCTCGTGCTCATGCGATTAAGCCGAGTTACTTGGCATGCGGACCTGTTTACCACACCGATAGTAAAGACATGCCGTGGATACCACATGGTATTGATAATTTAATGAAGTGGAAGAATTTGTTGCCAGATTATCCGTGGGTGGCAATTGGCGGCATCAATCTCCAGCGACTGCCACAAGTGATGAACACTGGGGTATCAGGGATTGCCATGATTTCCGCGATTACTCATGCTGATGAACCGGAAGAGGTTACGCGAACGATGTTGGAGTTGTTGAAGAATGGCTAA
- the tdh gene encoding L-threonine 3-dehydrogenase, giving the protein MKTLSKAKAEKGIWMVDHPKPELGHNDVLIKIKKTAICGTDMHIYHWDEWAQETIPVPMTVGHEYVGIIEEVGQEVKGFQVGDRVSGEGHITCGFCRNCRAGRRHLCRNTEGVGVNRPGAFGEYLVIPAENAYKIPDDISDDVASILDPFGNAAHTALSFDLVGEDVLITGAGPIGMMAAAIAKHVGARHVVITDMNDYRLDLAKQMGATRTVNVTKEKLEDVMNELGMTEGFDVGLEMSGAPPAFASMLNTMNHGGKIAMLGIPSSDMAIDWNQVIFKGLIIKGIYGREMYETWYKMIAMLQSGLDLSPVITHRFEIDKFEEGFETMASGQSGKVVLSWDS; this is encoded by the coding sequence ATGAAAACATTGAGTAAGGCTAAAGCGGAAAAAGGAATCTGGATGGTTGACCATCCTAAGCCAGAGCTTGGGCACAATGATGTGTTGATTAAAATTAAGAAGACTGCAATTTGCGGCACCGATATGCATATTTACCACTGGGATGAGTGGGCGCAAGAAACCATTCCTGTGCCGATGACGGTGGGTCATGAATATGTCGGAATCATCGAAGAAGTAGGTCAAGAAGTTAAAGGCTTCCAAGTGGGTGATCGCGTTTCAGGTGAAGGTCATATTACCTGTGGTTTCTGTCGTAACTGTCGTGCAGGCCGCCGTCACTTATGCCGAAACACTGAAGGCGTTGGCGTTAACCGTCCTGGAGCCTTTGGTGAATACTTGGTAATTCCTGCTGAAAATGCTTACAAGATTCCAGACGACATTTCAGATGATGTCGCCTCGATTTTGGACCCATTTGGTAATGCTGCGCATACTGCCTTATCGTTTGACCTAGTGGGAGAAGATGTTCTGATCACGGGTGCTGGGCCAATTGGCATGATGGCTGCTGCGATTGCTAAGCATGTTGGCGCGCGCCACGTTGTGATTACCGACATGAATGATTACCGTCTGGATTTAGCAAAACAGATGGGCGCCACGCGCACGGTTAATGTGACCAAAGAAAAGCTTGAAGATGTCATGAATGAATTAGGTATGACCGAAGGCTTTGACGTTGGACTAGAAATGTCTGGCGCACCACCAGCCTTCGCTTCGATGTTAAACACCATGAATCATGGCGGTAAAATTGCGATGCTAGGTATTCCTTCAAGCGATATGGCGATTGACTGGAACCAAGTGATATTCAAAGGCTTAATCATCAAAGGTATTTATGGTCGTGAAATGTATGAAACCTGGTACAAGATGATTGCCATGCTGCAATCGGGTTTGGACTTGTCGCCAGTGATTACCCATCGTTTTGAGATCGATAAGTTTGAAGAAGGTTTTGAAACCATGGCGAGTGGCCAGTCAGGTAAAGTGGTACTGAGCTGGGATTCTTAA
- a CDS encoding rhodanese-like domain-containing protein: MAKFVAEESEAVQFIEPQQLAVWLKQSDAPLVINVTGDEQALDESQLVADKSLSTPITEFANLINELDPDEPVVIVCQLGQKSFNAAHRLIESDYSCVYSLHGGLEAWLRQRQRDR; the protein is encoded by the coding sequence ATGGCTAAGTTTGTTGCCGAAGAATCCGAAGCGGTACAGTTTATTGAGCCGCAACAGCTGGCAGTGTGGTTGAAGCAGTCGGACGCACCGCTGGTGATCAATGTCACTGGTGATGAGCAGGCGCTCGACGAGAGTCAGCTAGTTGCTGATAAGTCGCTATCAACCCCGATTACTGAGTTTGCAAACCTGATTAATGAGCTTGATCCTGACGAGCCTGTGGTGATTGTTTGTCAGCTCGGCCAAAAGAGTTTTAATGCCGCGCATAGATTGATTGAGTCAGACTATAGCTGTGTTTACAGCTTACATGGCGGTCTTGAAGCTTGGCTGAGACAAAGACAGAGGGATCGCTAA
- a CDS encoding glycine C-acetyltransferase — translation MNKDFLSHLQSQIEDVKSEGLYKKERVIDSQQAADIHVTSGESVLNFCANNYLGLANSPELIEAGKAALDKQGYGMASVRFICGTQDVHKELESRISDFLGMEDTILYSSCFDANTGLFETILSKEDAIISDSLNHASIIDGVRLCKAMRYRYSNNDMADLEKQLKQADADGARYKLIVTDGVFSMDGIIADLESVCDLADKYNALVMVDDSHAVGFIGDKGRGTHEHCGVMDRVDIITGTLGKALGGASGGYTSARKEIVEWLRQRSRPYLFSNTLAPVIASASLRVLDMLESGDELRQKLKHNSEYFREKMTALGFDLVPGEHPIIPVMLGDASLASNFADKMLQEGIYVIGFSFPVVPKGQARIRTQMSAAHDIEHIDRAIAAFEKVGKELGVIQ, via the coding sequence ATGAATAAAGATTTCTTAAGTCATCTCCAGTCTCAAATTGAGGACGTTAAGTCCGAAGGCTTATACAAGAAAGAGCGTGTGATCGATTCGCAGCAGGCCGCGGATATCCACGTCACTTCTGGTGAAAGCGTTCTAAACTTTTGTGCCAACAACTATCTAGGCTTGGCGAACAGTCCTGAATTGATTGAAGCGGGCAAGGCCGCGCTTGATAAGCAAGGCTATGGTATGGCTTCGGTGCGTTTTATTTGTGGTACACAAGATGTCCATAAAGAATTAGAAAGCCGTATCAGCGACTTCCTTGGGATGGAAGATACGATTTTGTATTCATCGTGTTTTGATGCCAATACTGGTTTGTTCGAAACGATTTTGTCGAAAGAAGACGCCATTATTTCTGACTCGTTAAACCATGCTTCGATTATTGACGGGGTGCGTTTGTGTAAAGCGATGCGTTACCGCTATAGCAATAACGACATGGCAGACCTGGAAAAACAGTTAAAACAGGCGGATGCTGATGGTGCGCGTTATAAATTGATTGTGACCGACGGTGTTTTCTCAATGGATGGCATTATCGCTGACTTAGAAAGCGTGTGCGATCTTGCGGATAAATACAATGCGTTGGTGATGGTTGATGATTCGCATGCGGTTGGCTTTATCGGCGATAAAGGCCGTGGTACGCATGAACATTGTGGTGTCATGGATCGTGTCGATATTATTACGGGCACATTGGGTAAAGCGTTAGGCGGTGCTTCGGGCGGTTATACTTCTGCGCGTAAAGAAATTGTGGAGTGGTTACGTCAGCGCTCGCGTCCTTACTTATTCTCAAACACATTAGCGCCGGTGATTGCATCAGCCAGTTTGCGTGTGTTGGATATGCTGGAAAGCGGTGATGAATTGCGCCAGAAATTAAAGCATAACAGTGAATACTTCCGTGAAAAGATGACGGCTTTGGGTTTTGATTTAGTCCCAGGCGAACACCCGATTATTCCTGTAATGTTGGGCGATGCATCATTAGCCAGTAATTTTGCCGATAAAATGCTGCAAGAAGGTATCTACGTGATAGGCTTCTCATTCCCTGTGGTGCCGAAAGGGCAGGCAAGAATTCGTACGCAAATGTCAGCAGCACACGACATTGAACATATTGATCGCGCCATTGCTGCCTTCGAGAAAGTGGGCAAAGAGTTGGGCGTAATACAGTAA